One Nostoc punctiforme PCC 73102 DNA window includes the following coding sequences:
- the pdhA gene encoding pyruvate dehydrogenase (acetyl-transferring) E1 component subunit alpha: MVQERTLPTFNPATTQITKEEGLWLYEDMVLGRLFEDKCAEMYYRGKMFGFVHLYNGQEAVCTGVVQSMRPGEDYVCSTYRDHVHALSAGVPAREVMAELFGKATGCSKGRGGSMHMFSAEHRLLGGYAFVAEGIPVAAGAAFQSKYRREVLGDKNADQVTACFFGDGAANNGQFFETLNMAALWKLPILFVVENNKWAIGMSHERATSQPEIYKKASAFNMVGVEVDGMDVLAVRAVAQEAVARARAGEGPTLIEALTYRFRGHSLADPDEMRSKAEKEFWFARDPIKKLAAYLLEQNLANEGEIKAIDRKIQDVIDEAVKFAESSPEPDPSELYRFVFAEDE, from the coding sequence ATGGTTCAAGAGCGTACTTTACCCACATTTAATCCTGCTACTACGCAAATTACTAAAGAAGAAGGGTTATGGTTGTATGAGGATATGGTTTTAGGGCGCTTGTTTGAAGACAAGTGCGCTGAAATGTACTACAGGGGCAAAATGTTTGGTTTTGTTCATTTGTACAACGGTCAAGAAGCTGTTTGTACGGGTGTTGTACAGTCAATGCGACCGGGTGAAGATTACGTTTGTAGTACTTACCGCGACCACGTTCATGCTCTGAGTGCGGGAGTACCAGCAAGAGAGGTAATGGCAGAATTATTTGGCAAAGCCACAGGTTGCAGCAAAGGGCGCGGTGGTTCCATGCACATGTTTTCTGCGGAACATCGTTTGCTGGGTGGCTATGCTTTTGTGGCTGAGGGAATTCCTGTAGCAGCTGGAGCAGCTTTTCAAAGCAAATACCGCCGCGAAGTGCTGGGAGATAAAAATGCTGACCAAGTGACAGCTTGCTTTTTTGGCGACGGTGCAGCTAACAACGGTCAGTTTTTTGAGACACTAAATATGGCAGCCCTATGGAAACTGCCAATTCTTTTTGTAGTCGAAAATAATAAGTGGGCCATTGGGATGTCTCACGAACGAGCCACTTCCCAGCCAGAGATTTATAAAAAAGCCAGTGCATTTAACATGGTGGGCGTGGAAGTAGATGGTATGGATGTTCTAGCAGTCCGAGCCGTCGCTCAAGAAGCCGTCGCTCGTGCCCGTGCAGGTGAAGGCCCAACATTAATTGAGGCGCTTACCTACCGCTTCCGTGGTCACTCCTTGGCTGACCCAGATGAAATGCGGAGCAAAGCTGAGAAAGAATTTTGGTTTGCCCGTGACCCAATTAAGAAGCTGGCTGCTTATTTGCTAGAGCAAAACCTGGCGAATGAGGGAGAAATCAAAGCAATTGACCGTAAAATTCAGGATGTAATCGACGAGGCAGTTAAATTCGCCGAAAGCAGCCCCGAACCAGACCCCAGCGAGTTATATCGTTTTGTGTTTGCAGAAGACGAATAA
- a CDS encoding aldose 1-epimerase translates to MFSIAVQQQQYKTYILSDEAAGSQLEVVPERGGIITRWRIQGQEIFYLDTERFTHPDLSVRGGNPILFPICGNLPDNTYTHNGQQYTLKQHGFARELPWKVTEQETRDKASLTVVLDSNEQTKAVYPFDFQLAFTYELQGNTLEVRQQYKNLSSTPMPFSAGFHPYFLCGDKTQLEVEIPSKQYQDNQTKEFHSFDGNFDFSRDEIDFAFGQLTSHSATAIDRSRKLKLTLDYDDFSTYLVFWTVKGKEFYCLEPWSATRNSLNTGDNLTVLAPGASHTASVRLTANFF, encoded by the coding sequence GTGTTTAGCATTGCAGTTCAACAGCAACAGTACAAGACGTACATTCTTTCTGATGAAGCCGCTGGTTCTCAATTGGAAGTAGTACCAGAACGCGGTGGTATCATCACTCGTTGGCGCATTCAAGGACAAGAAATTTTCTATCTGGACACTGAACGCTTTACTCATCCTGATTTGAGTGTCAGAGGTGGGAACCCAATTTTGTTTCCTATTTGTGGCAATCTTCCAGATAATACTTACACTCACAACGGGCAACAATATACTCTCAAACAACATGGTTTTGCCCGTGAATTGCCGTGGAAAGTAACAGAACAAGAAACTAGAGATAAAGCTAGTCTCACTGTTGTTCTTGATAGCAATGAGCAAACTAAGGCAGTTTATCCTTTTGATTTTCAGCTGGCTTTCACCTACGAACTTCAAGGTAATACCCTAGAAGTCCGCCAGCAGTATAAAAACTTATCATCCACACCAATGCCCTTTTCGGCTGGTTTCCATCCCTACTTTTTATGTGGTGATAAAACTCAGCTAGAGGTTGAAATTCCCTCTAAGCAGTATCAAGACAATCAAACTAAGGAATTTCACTCTTTTGATGGCAATTTTGACTTTAGCCGTGATGAAATTGATTTTGCCTTTGGACAGCTAACGAGTCACTCGGCTACTGCAATAGATCGCAGCCGGAAGTTAAAACTCACCTTGGATTATGATGATTTCTCTACTTACTTGGTATTTTGGACAGTCAAGGGCAAAGAATTCTACTGTCTAGAACCGTGGAGTGCCACCCGTAACTCTCTCAATACTGGTGATAACCTGACTGTGTTAGCACCAGGAGCTAGCCACACAGCATCTGTAAGGTTGACGGCTAATTTTTTCTAA
- a CDS encoding SDR family NAD(P)-dependent oxidoreductase, producing MKNEKWNTENILSQKGRVAIVTGSSSGIGYETARVLANKQASVIIAVRNLDKGNKALAKILQQNKDADVKVMELDLANLASVKNFAENFQKNYVRLDLLINNAGVMIPPYSKTTDGFELQFGTNHLGHFALTGQLLERLIDTEDSRIVNVSSGAHSIGKIDFDDLNWEKRSYAKWKAYGDSKLANLYFTYELDRKLKDKGIDTLVTASHPGWTATELQRTAGGVVKYLNGILAQDITMGALPTLRAATEAGLKGAEYFGPNGFMEMRGYPIKVESNELSKDQAIAKKLWEVSEKLTNVKFEFNKKTQSAGK from the coding sequence ATGAAAAATGAAAAATGGAACACGGAAAATATTCTGAGTCAAAAAGGAAGAGTAGCAATTGTAACGGGTTCGAGCAGCGGTATCGGTTATGAAACGGCGCGGGTTTTAGCAAATAAACAAGCGTCTGTAATCATTGCGGTTCGCAATTTGGACAAAGGAAACAAGGCATTGGCAAAAATTCTTCAACAGAATAAAGATGCCGACGTAAAGGTAATGGAACTTGATTTGGCGAATTTAGCATCAGTTAAAAATTTTGCTGAAAACTTTCAGAAAAATTATGTGCGTCTGGATTTACTAATTAATAATGCAGGTGTGATGATTCCGCCATATTCAAAAACGACGGACGGTTTTGAATTGCAGTTCGGCACTAATCATCTTGGACATTTTGCTTTGACGGGACAGCTTTTGGAACGTTTGATCGACACCGAAGACTCACGAATTGTCAATGTTTCGAGCGGCGCACATAGTATAGGCAAAATAGATTTCGATGATTTGAATTGGGAAAAGAGAAGTTATGCCAAATGGAAAGCCTACGGCGATAGCAAACTTGCCAACCTCTATTTCACCTACGAACTCGACCGAAAACTAAAAGATAAGGGTATCGATACACTTGTAACCGCCTCGCATCCTGGCTGGACAGCAACCGAATTGCAGAGAACTGCGGGTGGCGTTGTGAAATATCTCAACGGCATCCTTGCTCAAGACATCACGATGGGCGCATTACCGACTCTGCGGGCAGCAACCGAAGCAGGCTTAAAAGGCGCAGAATATTTCGGCCCCAATGGGTTTATGGAGATGCGCGGCTATCCAATAAAAGTCGAATCAAACGAATTATCTAAAGACCAAGCGATCGCTAAAAAACTATGGGAAGTATCAGAAAAACTCACCAATGTGAAATTTGAATTTAATAAAAAGACCCAAAGCGCGGGCAAATGA
- a CDS encoding TetR/AcrR family transcriptional regulator: MRHKDDKKNQAICDAAIELITANGFADTSMSKIAKTANVSPATIYVYFENKENLLNKIYLFVKQEMSSEILKGVDQNLSVEKAFKMIWNNYYQYAIKNPVRFAFTEQFANSPMVDRICKNESSTYFKPMLDLFNRGKEEKVFKDISLEIFTAFTFAPLTGLIKEHFSGALVLDEKMLETTYKIAWDAVTN; the protein is encoded by the coding sequence ATGAGGCACAAAGACGACAAAAAAAATCAAGCAATCTGTGATGCGGCAATCGAACTGATTACTGCAAATGGTTTTGCTGATACTTCGATGTCGAAAATTGCAAAAACCGCGAATGTTTCGCCCGCGACAATATATGTCTATTTTGAAAACAAAGAAAACCTTCTCAATAAAATATATTTGTTCGTGAAGCAGGAAATGAGTTCAGAGATTTTGAAAGGTGTCGACCAGAACCTATCGGTGGAGAAAGCCTTTAAAATGATCTGGAATAATTATTATCAATACGCAATTAAAAATCCGGTCAGATTTGCTTTTACGGAGCAATTTGCTAATTCCCCTATGGTTGACCGCATTTGCAAAAATGAAAGTTCGACCTATTTCAAGCCGATGCTAGATTTGTTCAATCGCGGTAAAGAGGAGAAAGTTTTTAAGGATATTTCTCTGGAAATTTTTACCGCTTTTACCTTTGCGCCTCTGACTGGATTGATAAAAGAGCATTTTAGTGGTGCTTTGGTTTTGGATGAAAAAATGCTAGAAACCACCTATAAAATTGCGTGGGATGCAGTAACGAATTAA
- the fba gene encoding class II fructose-bisphosphate aldolase (catalyzes the reversible aldol condensation of dihydroxyacetonephosphate and glyceraldehyde 3-phosphate in the Calvin cycle, glycolysis, and/or gluconeogenesis): protein MALVPLRLLLDHAAENGYGIPAFNVNNLEQIQAILKAAVETDSPVILQASRGARNYAGENFLRHLILAAVETYPHIPIVMHQDHGNAPATCYSAIKNNFTSVMMDGSLEADAKTPASFEYNVNVTREVVNVAHALGVSVEGELGCLGSLETGAGEAEDGHGFEGTLDHSQLLTDPDEAVDFVEATQVDALAVAIGTSHGAYKFTRKPTGEILAISRIEEIHRRLPNTHLVMHGSSSVPEDLLALINQYGGAIPETYGVPVEEIQKGIKSGVRKVNIDTDNRLAITAAVREALAKKPEEFDPRHFLKPSITYMQKVCAERYQQFGTAGNASKIKQISLEDFAAKYAKGELNVVTKSAAKV from the coding sequence ATGGCGCTTGTACCACTGCGGCTGCTGTTGGATCACGCAGCTGAAAACGGTTACGGCATCCCAGCTTTCAACGTTAACAATTTGGAGCAGATTCAGGCAATCCTGAAGGCTGCTGTAGAGACAGATAGCCCCGTAATTTTACAAGCTTCACGCGGCGCTCGTAATTATGCAGGAGAAAACTTCCTCCGCCACCTGATTTTGGCAGCGGTAGAAACCTATCCTCACATTCCCATTGTCATGCACCAAGATCATGGTAATGCGCCTGCTACCTGCTACTCAGCAATTAAGAACAACTTCACCAGCGTGATGATGGATGGTTCTTTAGAAGCTGATGCGAAAACTCCTGCTAGCTTCGAGTACAACGTCAATGTTACCCGCGAAGTTGTAAATGTAGCTCATGCTTTGGGTGTCAGCGTTGAAGGTGAACTCGGTTGTTTGGGTTCTCTAGAAACTGGTGCTGGTGAAGCTGAAGATGGTCACGGATTTGAAGGTACACTCGACCACTCACAACTGCTAACCGACCCCGATGAAGCTGTTGACTTCGTAGAAGCAACCCAAGTAGATGCATTGGCTGTTGCCATTGGCACAAGCCACGGTGCTTACAAGTTTACCCGCAAGCCGACTGGTGAAATTTTGGCCATCAGCCGCATTGAAGAAATTCACCGCCGTCTGCCTAACACCCACTTGGTAATGCACGGTTCATCCTCTGTACCTGAAGATTTACTTGCACTGATTAACCAGTATGGTGGTGCAATTCCTGAAACCTACGGTGTACCTGTAGAAGAAATCCAAAAAGGTATTAAGAGTGGTGTACGTAAAGTAAACATCGACACCGACAACCGTTTGGCAATCACTGCTGCTGTACGTGAAGCTTTGGCTAAAAAGCCAGAGGAGTTTGACCCCCGTCACTTCCTCAAGCCTTCTATTACATACATGCAAAAAGTTTGTGCTGAACGCTATCAGCAATTTGGCACTGCTGGCAACGCAAGCAAGATTAAGCAAATTTCTTTGGAAGATTTTGCTGCTAAGTATGCTAAAGGTGAACTCAACGTTGTTACAAAGTCTGCTGCTAAAGTTTAA
- a CDS encoding carbon-nitrogen hydrolase family protein → MKSYLAAAIQLTSVPDLHKNLAQAEELIELAVRRGAELVGLPENFSYMGEEKDKLAQGDAIALESEKFLKKMAQRFQITILGGSFPLPVDNTGKVYNTTLLIDPSGQELSRYYKVHLFDVDVPDGNTYRESSTVVAGTQLPPVHFSEKLGNLGLSICYDVRFPELYRHLAEKGADVIFIPAAFTAFTGKDHWQVLLQARAIENTAYVIAPAQTGNNYGRRLTHGHAVIIDPWGVILADAGEKPGIAIAEIKPTRLEQVRRQMPSLQHRVF, encoded by the coding sequence ATGAAGTCTTATTTAGCCGCCGCTATTCAATTGACAAGTGTGCCCGATCTACACAAAAATCTGGCTCAGGCAGAAGAATTAATCGAGCTTGCCGTGCGTCGAGGTGCTGAATTGGTAGGCTTGCCAGAAAACTTTTCCTACATGGGAGAAGAAAAAGATAAACTCGCACAAGGTGATGCGATCGCTCTTGAAAGTGAAAAATTTCTCAAAAAAATGGCTCAACGCTTTCAAATTACGATCTTGGGCGGCAGCTTTCCACTTCCTGTAGACAATACAGGCAAAGTTTATAACACCACTCTACTTATCGACCCAAGCGGTCAAGAACTTTCCCGCTACTACAAAGTACACCTATTCGATGTTGATGTTCCTGACGGCAACACCTATCGGGAATCCAGCACTGTTGTGGCTGGTACGCAATTACCCCCCGTCCATTTTTCAGAAAAACTCGGTAATCTAGGACTTTCTATTTGTTATGATGTCCGGTTCCCTGAACTGTATCGTCATTTAGCAGAGAAGGGAGCCGATGTTATCTTTATTCCCGCCGCCTTTACCGCCTTTACTGGCAAAGATCACTGGCAAGTACTACTACAAGCCAGAGCCATCGAAAATACCGCCTACGTCATTGCTCCTGCCCAAACGGGGAATAACTACGGCCGCCGTCTAACCCACGGCCACGCCGTTATTATTGACCCTTGGGGTGTAATTTTAGCCGATGCTGGGGAAAAACCGGGAATTGCGATCGCAGAAATCAAGCCAACTAGGTTAGAACAAGTCCGTCGTCAAATGCCTTCTTTACAACATCGGGTGTTCTAG
- a CDS encoding MarC family protein, giving the protein MDISILVQTFIAVFVLADAVGNIPIVLVLTKGMMPDQRNKVIDKAIIVAIAVLLLFAFAGQVILNYLEISIGSLRVAGGVLLLLIALQMLRGELDQPIIEEGRDVAITPLALPLLAGPGTLTTVMLLMSKSQSPHIAVAVGILGAMFITWLILRLANLIDQWIGAEGGVIVTQLLGFLLAALAVEIGSTGIRELFLS; this is encoded by the coding sequence GTGGATATTTCTATTCTTGTTCAAACATTTATCGCTGTGTTTGTTCTAGCAGATGCTGTGGGCAATATACCGATTGTCTTAGTTTTGACTAAGGGCATGATGCCAGATCAAAGAAACAAAGTTATAGATAAAGCAATTATCGTTGCGATCGCAGTTCTTTTGCTATTTGCTTTTGCTGGGCAAGTAATTTTAAATTATTTGGAAATTAGTATCGGCTCTTTGCGAGTAGCAGGAGGTGTATTGTTGCTGTTAATTGCTTTGCAAATGCTGCGGGGAGAATTAGATCAGCCAATTATTGAAGAAGGACGTGATGTCGCAATTACTCCACTAGCTTTACCACTGCTAGCGGGGCCGGGGACTTTGACAACGGTGATGTTGCTGATGTCGAAATCACAAAGTCCACATATTGCTGTGGCGGTGGGTATCTTAGGGGCAATGTTTATTACTTGGTTGATTTTGCGTTTAGCAAATCTGATTGACCAGTGGATTGGTGCAGAAGGTGGAGTGATTGTAACTCAGCTTTTGGGGTTTCTGTTGGCGGCGCTAGCAGTAGAAATTGGTAGTACGGGAATTAGAGAATTATTCTTGAGCTAG
- the trxA gene encoding thioredoxin translates to MSTAAQVTDSSFKQEVLDSDVPVLVDFWAPWCGPCRMVAPVVDEISEQYKGQIKVVKVNTDENPQVASQYGIRSIPTLMIFKDGQKVDMVVGAVPKSTLASTLEKYL, encoded by the coding sequence ATGTCAACAGCCGCACAAGTTACCGATTCTAGTTTCAAGCAAGAAGTACTCGACAGCGATGTACCCGTTTTAGTTGACTTTTGGGCACCCTGGTGCGGACCATGCCGTATGGTAGCTCCTGTTGTCGATGAAATCTCCGAACAGTACAAAGGTCAAATCAAGGTCGTCAAAGTCAACACGGATGAAAATCCTCAAGTTGCTAGTCAGTACGGCATCCGCAGTATTCCTACATTAATGATTTTTAAAGATGGACAAAAAGTAGATATGGTGGTAGGTGCTGTACCTAAAAGTACATTAGCTTCCACTTTAGAAAAGTATCTTTGA
- a CDS encoding GuaB3 family IMP dehydrogenase-related protein, giving the protein MEIQLGRGKTARRAYGIDEIALVPGNRTLDPSLADTKWRIGNIEREIPIIASAMDGVVDVRMAVRLSQLGALGVLNLEGIHTRYVDPEPILDRIASVGKDEFVALMQELYAEPIKPELIEKRIQEIKEQGGIAAVSATPAGASKYGEAVAKAGADLFFVQATVVSTAHLSPESVIPLDLAEFCRSMPIPVVLGNCVTYDVTLNLLKAGAAGVLVGIGPGAACTSRGVLGVGVPQATAIADCAAARDDYYKETGNYIPIIADGGLITGGDICKCIACGADGVMIGSPFARAAEAPGRGYHWGMATPSPVLPRGTRIRVATTGSLEQILIGPAGLDDGTHNLLGALKTSMGTLGAKNIKEMQQVEVVIAPSLLTEGKVYQKAQQLGMGK; this is encoded by the coding sequence GTGGAAATTCAACTTGGGCGGGGAAAAACAGCTCGTAGAGCTTACGGAATAGATGAAATTGCTCTAGTTCCTGGTAACAGAACACTAGATCCTAGTTTGGCAGATACTAAGTGGCGTATTGGCAATATTGAGCGAGAAATTCCGATAATTGCCAGTGCAATGGATGGGGTAGTAGATGTTCGCATGGCTGTACGTTTGTCACAGTTGGGAGCATTAGGTGTCCTCAATTTAGAGGGTATTCACACTCGCTACGTTGACCCAGAGCCAATATTAGATCGGATTGCCTCTGTGGGGAAAGATGAATTTGTTGCCCTGATGCAAGAACTCTATGCCGAACCAATAAAGCCGGAATTAATTGAAAAACGTATTCAGGAAATTAAAGAACAAGGTGGCATTGCGGCGGTAAGTGCAACTCCAGCCGGTGCAAGTAAATATGGTGAGGCGGTAGCAAAAGCTGGGGCCGATTTATTTTTTGTCCAAGCTACAGTAGTCTCTACTGCACATCTGTCACCAGAGTCTGTAATACCACTTGATTTAGCAGAATTTTGCCGTTCCATGCCCATCCCTGTGGTGTTGGGGAATTGCGTGACTTACGATGTGACGTTGAATTTGTTGAAAGCTGGGGCGGCTGGCGTACTAGTGGGAATTGGCCCTGGTGCTGCTTGTACATCCCGTGGGGTGTTGGGTGTGGGTGTGCCACAGGCAACTGCGATCGCCGATTGTGCAGCAGCACGAGATGATTACTACAAGGAAACTGGTAACTATATCCCCATTATTGCTGATGGCGGTTTAATCACCGGTGGCGACATTTGTAAATGCATCGCCTGCGGTGCTGATGGTGTGATGATTGGTTCCCCCTTTGCCAGAGCCGCAGAAGCCCCAGGACGAGGTTATCATTGGGGTATGGCGACTCCTAGCCCGGTGTTGCCTCGTGGCACCCGCATTCGCGTTGCTACCACCGGTAGCCTAGAGCAAATACTCATTGGCCCCGCCGGACTAGATGATGGTACTCACAATCTTTTAGGAGCCTTAAAGACGAGCATGGGCACTTTAGGAGCCAAAAATATTAAAGAAATGCAGCAAGTGGAAGTTGTAATTGCCCCTTCCCTATTAACCGAGGGTAAAGTTTACCAAAAAGCTCAACAATTAGGTATGGGGAAATAA
- a CDS encoding YdcF family protein — protein sequence MAFVLPLIIWWGYKEVQNQFVQPQAVVVLGGSTRRLEREKFTAEFVRQHPNIPIWITGGSPPRFTQRVFTKAGVDPKRLHLDYEAVDTVTNFTTLVDDLQARGIKSVYLITSDFHMRRACVIGEIILGSRGIYLKPVPVPSEKPPESIEKSIRDGARAILWIATGYTGVDAAKNKR from the coding sequence ATGGCTTTTGTCTTACCACTAATCATCTGGTGGGGATACAAAGAAGTACAAAACCAATTTGTACAGCCGCAAGCAGTTGTAGTGTTGGGTGGTTCAACGAGACGTTTAGAGCGAGAGAAGTTTACGGCCGAATTTGTTCGCCAGCATCCAAATATACCAATTTGGATTACTGGGGGTAGTCCACCTAGATTCACCCAACGAGTCTTTACCAAAGCTGGTGTTGATCCCAAGCGTCTACACCTGGATTATGAAGCCGTAGATACAGTTACTAATTTTACTACGTTAGTAGATGATTTGCAAGCTCGTGGTATTAAGAGCGTTTATTTGATTACTTCAGACTTCCACATGCGCCGGGCTTGTGTCATCGGCGAAATTATTTTGGGTAGTCGGGGTATTTATTTAAAACCAGTGCCAGTCCCTTCAGAAAAACCCCCTGAATCTATCGAAAAATCTATCCGCGATGGAGCCAGAGCCATACTTTGGATAGCAACTGGTTACACTGGTGTGGATGCAGCTAAAAATAAACGGTAA
- the sbcD gene encoding exonuclease subunit SbcD: protein MIKILHLSDIHMGSGFSHGRINPTTGLNTRLEDFVNTLSICIDRALTDAVDMVIFGGDAFPDATPPPYVQQAFASQFRRLMDADIPTVLLVGNHDQHSQGQGGASLNIYRTLGVPGFVVGDTLTTHCIETRNGKVQVITLPWLTRSTLMTRQETEGSSLAEVNELLTERLRVVMEGEIRRLDPDVPTVLLAHLMADNASLGAERFLAVGKGFTLPLSLLTRPCFDYVALGHVHRHQNLNKSNNPPVIYPGSIERVDFSEEKEDKGYVMLELERGKAEWEFCPLTVRTFRTIEVDISKADEPQALLMKAIAKYDIQDAVVRLIYKLRSEQMDLIDSSSLHTALSPAHTYTIQAELVSQLARPRIPELSASSSIDPMEALKTYLNNREDLKDIATSMLDAAQKLLADDVEIWLEASTSE, encoded by the coding sequence ATGATTAAAATCCTCCATCTTTCCGACATCCACATGGGAAGCGGCTTCTCCCACGGACGAATTAATCCTACAACTGGGTTGAATACACGATTGGAGGATTTTGTCAATACTTTGTCTATATGTATTGACAGAGCCCTAACTGATGCTGTTGATATGGTGATATTTGGTGGCGATGCTTTCCCGGATGCAACACCACCGCCTTATGTACAACAAGCTTTTGCTAGCCAGTTTCGCCGTCTCATGGATGCCGATATTCCAACAGTGCTGTTGGTAGGCAACCATGACCAACATTCCCAAGGACAGGGAGGAGCAAGTTTAAATATTTACCGCACTTTGGGAGTGCCAGGGTTTGTTGTCGGTGATACATTAACTACTCACTGCATTGAAACCCGTAATGGCAAAGTGCAAGTAATTACCCTCCCTTGGTTGACCCGTTCAACTTTGATGACTCGCCAAGAGACTGAAGGTTCATCTTTGGCAGAAGTCAACGAACTGTTAACGGAACGCCTGCGAGTTGTTATGGAAGGGGAAATTCGCCGTCTTGACCCCGATGTGCCAACTGTGCTTTTGGCTCATTTGATGGCTGATAATGCTAGCTTGGGCGCAGAACGATTTTTGGCAGTAGGTAAAGGCTTTACTCTACCCCTATCTTTGCTGACGCGACCTTGTTTTGATTATGTAGCGTTGGGACATGTCCACCGCCATCAGAACCTCAATAAATCTAACAACCCGCCGGTGATTTATCCGGGAAGTATTGAGCGGGTAGATTTTAGTGAAGAAAAAGAAGACAAAGGCTATGTAATGCTGGAACTGGAGCGGGGAAAGGCTGAATGGGAATTTTGTCCCTTAACAGTTCGGACTTTCCGCACCATTGAAGTGGATATCTCGAAAGCAGATGAGCCGCAAGCATTGTTAATGAAAGCGATCGCTAAGTATGATATTCAAGATGCTGTAGTGCGGCTAATTTACAAACTCCGCTCCGAACAGATGGATTTAATTGATAGTTCCTCTCTACATACTGCTTTAAGTCCCGCTCATACCTACACCATTCAAGCAGAATTAGTAAGTCAACTAGCCAGGCCCCGCATTCCTGAATTGAGCGCAAGTAGCAGCATCGACCCAATGGAAGCCTTGAAAACTTACTTGAACAACCGCGAAGACCTCAAAGACATAGCAACATCAATGCTAGATGCTGCACAGAAGTTGCTAGCAGATGATGTGGAAATCTGGCTAGAAGCATCAACTAGCGAGTAG
- the cysH gene encoding phosphoadenosine phosphosulfate reductase, whose amino-acid sequence MTVSTASRNQAIAFDLEKLNEQFETATPKEILAWSIENIPTGLVQTSAFNVDDMIITHILYSELKHPVPVIFLDTLHHFPESLELVAKAKEIYNLDLQTFKTPDVETREAFEAKYGDKLWDTDIAKFHHITKIEPLLRGLDELNSVAWITGRRRDQAVTRANMPIFEFDGKGRLKVNPIATWTRQDTWVYVAEHGVIYNPLHDKGYPSIGDQPITTKVGEGEDERAGRWRGSDKTECGIHI is encoded by the coding sequence ATGACAGTCTCCACGGCATCTAGAAATCAAGCGATCGCTTTTGACTTAGAAAAATTAAATGAGCAATTTGAAACTGCCACTCCTAAAGAGATACTGGCATGGTCTATAGAGAATATCCCAACGGGATTGGTGCAAACCAGCGCCTTTAACGTGGATGACATGATAATTACCCATATTCTTTACAGTGAACTGAAGCATCCCGTTCCTGTGATCTTTCTCGACACTTTACATCACTTCCCTGAGAGCCTAGAATTAGTAGCCAAAGCCAAAGAAATCTACAATCTGGACTTGCAAACTTTCAAAACTCCAGACGTAGAAACCCGTGAAGCCTTTGAAGCCAAATACGGCGACAAACTTTGGGATACGGATATTGCCAAATTCCACCACATTACAAAAATTGAACCACTGTTACGGGGTCTAGACGAACTCAACAGCGTGGCTTGGATTACCGGTCGCCGCCGTGACCAAGCAGTAACCCGTGCGAATATGCCCATATTTGAATTTGATGGTAAAGGTCGGTTGAAAGTAAATCCCATTGCTACCTGGACACGTCAAGATACCTGGGTTTACGTAGCTGAACACGGAGTCATCTACAACCCACTCCATGACAAAGGCTATCCCAGCATAGGCGACCAACCCATCACCACCAAAGTAGGCGAAGGTGAAGACGAACGCGCCGGACGTTGGCGGGGAAGTGATAAAACAGAATGCGGAATTCATATTTAG